TCGGACGGCGAGAACGTGAAGAAGTACTTCCTGCCCAACGGCTGATCGCCGCAGGCATAAAGCACAAACCAGGAGATCAGCCATGTCGCGCGTGAAACGGGGCGTTACGTCCCATGCCAAGCACAAGAAGACCCTGAAGGCCGCCAAGGGCTTTTACGGTCGCCGCAAGAACACGATCCGCATCGCCAAGCAGGCGGTGGATCGCTCCATGCAATACGCCTATATCGGCCGCAAGCAGAAGAAGCGCACCTTCCGCGCGCTCTGGATCCAGCGCGTCAACGCCGCGGTCCGCGAGTTCGGCCTGACCTATTCCAAGTTCATCGCCGGCCTGGTCAAGGCAGGCATCGAGATCGACCGCAAGGTGCTGTCGGACCTCGCCATCCGCGAGCCCGAGGCCTTCAAGGCCCTGGTCGACAAGGTCAAGGCCGTCGCCGCCTGATCGACCGGCTTCCAGCCGTTTTCGAAGAACCCGCCGCGGGCTCCGCGGCGGTTTTTTGTCGCGCGGCCCGGCGCGAAACCGCGATCGGCGCCGAGGCTCCATGACGGTGCGGTTGTCGGTGCCGTGGATGACCCCGCCACATTTCCGCAACGATCATCTGTTGCCCTGGCCCTCGAGAACATTCTCTTGGATGATGAGAGGTGGTAATCGTGAGACATTGGTCAGTCCTGACGGCATGGATGGTGGGGGCAGGGACAGTCTTGGCTGCCTTGACGACCCAGGCAAGCGCCCAATATTACCCAGCGCCGGGCTATGACGGGCCACCGCCGGGCTATGGCAGGCCGCCGCCGGATTATTACGCCCCGAGGCCCCGCGGTCTGGGAAGGCCGTGCGCGCCCGAAGACGGGTTCTGCAGAGCACCTGCGGGGGCAATCATCTCCTTCGGAGCCAACGGCTCCTATGTGCGTCGACGCAGCCCCCCCGGAGGCTTGCCTTGCGACAGGCGCGTTTTTGGAGATCCGGCATACGGCATCCGCAAGACCTGCTTCGTCCGGTATTGACGCGCCGCGGCAAGGACCGCGCGCAACCCTGGTCCGGCGACGGCTTTCGGCGCGGGCCGATATCGGCATTTGCCGGATATCCCTGCCGCCATGGGCCGCCGCTGGCGCGTCCGCGACGCCGCATGATGGGGACGCGCCCTCGACCTCGATCGGGGAGGACGTGATCGGGAAAGACTCGATCGGGAAAGACTTGGCGGCGGTCACAAGGGCGGGGCGCCGGCCTCGCTGAACTTCGTGCGGCCATGGCCGACACGACGGTGCCGGAGACGGCCACCTCCCCCGCCGAGCCGGCGCATCGATCCTGTCCGGCGGGTGCGGACCGGGTTCTTCCCATCGGGCTCTTCCTCCGGACCGGCGGAGTTCCGACCTTGGCGGCCATCTTGTTTTGCCGATGCGCGGCTCGCGAGTAAGGTGCGCGAGCCGGGACCTCTGCGGTACCGGGGCACGTCAGCCGGCAGTGGAGGAGCATCATGCCGACCAGGGATCCCGCCAACTGGATGCTGTCCGAGGCGATCGAGACGCTGGCCCGTGCCGAGCGCATGCACCGCCAGATGTTCGGCCTGCGCGCCGCCGACCCTGCGCGCGAGCCGCGCTGGGAGCCGCCGATCGACGTGCTGGAGACCGACCGCGAGGTGCTGATCCTGGTCGCGCTGCCCGGCGTCGATCCCGACGAGGTCGAGGCGGTGATCGACGACGGCGCCCTGATCGTCGCCGGACGGCGCACCCTGCCCGCCGAGCTGCGCAACGCCGTGATCCATCGGCTCGAGCTGCCCCAGGGCCGGTTCGAGCGGCGCATCCCGCTGCCGCCCGGGCGCTACACCGTCCGGCAGATGGCCGCCAACGGCTGCCTGGTCTTCAGCCTCGTGAAGGCGCTCTGAGGAGGCTGAGATGACCGTGCCCAACGACGCCGACCAGTCCCGCCCCGACCAACCCCGCCCCCTGCCCGAGCCGCCGGCCGGTGCCGGCGTGCCCCTGCCGAGCGACGCGCTGATCGTCCTGCCGGTGCGCAACATCGTGCTGTTCCCCGGCACGGTCATGCCGGTTTCGATCGGCCCCGCATCCATCGCCGCCGCCCAGCAGGCGGTGCGCGAGGAGCGCCAGGTCGGCGTCTTCCTGCAACGCGACAGCGAGGCCACCGCGCCGGGCCCCGACGGGCTGCACTGGGTGGGAACGCTGGCCAACATCGTGCGCTACATCACCGCCCCCGACAACACGCACCATGTGGTGTGCCAGGGCGTGCAGCGCGTGCGGCTGCTCGGCTTCCTGCCCGGGGCCCCGTTCCTGGCCGCCCGCTTCGCTCAGATTCCCGAGCCCGCCGGCCGCTCGCCGGAGATCGAGGCACGCTTCCTCCACCTGCAGAGCCAGGCGATCGAGACGCTGCAGCTCATTCCCCAGGCGCCGCAGGAGCTGATCGCCGCCTTCCAGTCGGCGACCTCGCCCTCGGCCCTGGCCGATCTCGCCACCGCCTACATGGATGTCAGCCCGGCCGAGAAGCAGGAGATCCTGGAGACGATCGACCTCGTCGCGCGCATGGACAAGGTCTCGCGCCTCTTGGCCCAGCGCATCGAGGTGCTGCGCCTCAGCCAGGAGATCGGGCGCCAGACCAGGGCCTCCCTCGACGGGCGCCAGCGCGAGGCGCTGCTGCGCGAGCAGATGGCGACGATCCAGCGCGAGCTCGGCGAGAGCGACGGCAAGGCGCAGGAAGTGGCCGAGCTGACCCAGGCGATCGCCAAGGCGAAGATGCCGCCCGAGGTCGAGAGCCAGGCGCGCAAGGAGCTGCGCCGCTACGAGCGCACGCCCGAGGCGGCGGGCGAGTCCGGCATGATCCGCACCTATCTCGACTGGCTGGTCGAGCTGCCCTGGGCCCTGCCCGAGGAGAAGCCGATCGACATCGCCGCGGCCCGCCGCATCCTCGATGCCGACCATTACGGCCTGGAGAAGATCAAGAACCGCATCATCGAGTTCCTGGCGGTGCGCAAGCTCGCGCCCCAGGGCAAGGCGCCGATCCTGTGCTTCGCCGGGCCGCCCGGCGTCGGCAAGACCTCGCTCGGCCAGTCGATCGCCCGGGCCCTGGACCGGCCCTTCGTGCGCATCAGCCTCGGCGGTGTGCACGACGAGGCGGAGATCCGCGGCCACCGGCGCACCTATATCGGCGCGCTGCCGGGCAACATCATCCAGGCCATCAAGAAGGCCGGGGCGCGCAACTGCGTCATGATGCTCGACGAGATCGACAAGATGGGCCGCGGCATCCAGGGCGATCCCTCCGCCGCCATGCTGGAAGTGCTCGACCCCGAGCAGAACGGCACGTTCCGGGACAATTACCTCGGCGTGCCCTTCGACCTCTCCCGCGTCGTGTTCATCGCCACGGCCAACATGCTCGACACCATCCCCGGGCCGCTGCGCGATCGCATGGAGATCATCAGCCTCGCCGGCTATACCGAGGGCGAGAAGCTGCAGATCGCCCGCCGCTACCTCGTGCGCCGGCAGCTGGAGGCCAACGGCCTCACCCCCGAGCAGGCCGAGATCGACGATGCGGCCCTCACCGCGATCATCCGCGGCTACACGCGCGAGGCGGGCGTGCGCAACCTCGAGCGCGAGATCGGCCAGGCGCTGCGCCATGCGGCCGTGCGCATCGCCGAGGGCAGCGCCGAGCACGTGCATATCGGCGCCGAGGACCTTGCCTCCGTGCTCGGGCCGCCGCGCTTCGAGAACGAGGTGGCGATGCGCACCAGCATCCCGGGCGTGGCGACGGGCCTGGCCTGGACGCCGGTCGGCGGCGACATCCTGTTCATCGAGGCGACGCGCGCGCCCGGCAGGGGTGCGCTGATCCTCACCGGCCAGCTCGGCGACGTCATGCGCGAGAGCGCTCAGGCGGCAATGACCCTGGTCAAGAGCCGTGCCGCGTCCCTCGGCATCGATCCCGCCCTGTTCGAGAAGAACGACATCCATGTGCACGTGCCGGCCGGCGCCACGCCCAAGGACGGGCCGAGCGCCGGCGTCGCCATGTTCATGGCGCTGGTCTCGCTCCTGAAGGACCGGACCATCCGCAGCGACACGGCGATGACGGGCGAGATCTCGCTGCGCGGCCTGGTGCTGCCGGTCGGCGGCATCAAGGAGAAGGTGGTGGCCGCCGCCGCGGCCGGGGTGACGCGGGTGATGCTGCCGGCGCGCAACCGCCGCGACTTTGACGACATTCCCCAGGACGCCCGCAACCTCCTGGAGTTCGTCTGGCTGGAGCAGGTCGACGACGCCATCGCCGCCGCCCTGGAGGGTGCCCCGGTCTAAGCTTCTCGTGGCTTCAACCACGAATTGATTTTGCATTCTCCATGCAAAATCAATGCTGCTCAGATTCCAGAGTAAAGGCAGGTTCGAGAGAACCTGCCCGGGCGGCGACGCAGTAGCCGAGCCCGGCCTCACGGCTGCGGCGCGGTCAGCCCCTGGCGCTCGAGGATGGCCCAGGCCTCCTCGGCGTCCTCGGCATAGGAGAACAGGGTGAGGTCCTCCGGGCGCACGAAGCCTTCCTCGATCATGGCGTCGAAGGCGATCAGCCGCGTCCAATAGGCGCGGTCCATCAGCACGATCGGGCAGAACGGCATCTTGCCGGTCTGGCGCAGGGTGACGATCTCGAACAATTCGTCCAGCGTGCCGAAGCCGCCGGGAAACACCACCAGCGCCGCCGCGTGCATGGCCAGGTGCATCTTGCGCATGGCGAAATAGTGGAAGCGGAAGGTGAGCTCGGGCGTGGTGTAGGGGTTCGGCTCCTGCTCGTGCGGCAGCACGATGTTGAAGCCGATGGTCGGGGCGCCGGCCTCGCTGGCGCCGCGGTTCGCCGCCTCCATGAAGCCCGGGCCGCCGCCGGTGGCGATGACGTTGAGGCGCCCCTCCGGCCCGTCGTTGAGCGCGCCGCCGCGCTCGGAGGCGATGCGCCCGAAGCGCCGTGCCTGCTTGTACCAGCGTCCGTGATTGCCGGGCCGCCCCTCGCGCACCCGCGCCGAGCCGAAGACCACGATGGTGGAGCGGATGCGGAACTTCTGCAGCCCCTCCTGCGCCTTGAGATATTCGAGCTGGAAGCGCACGCCGCGGGTGGAGTCTCCGAGCAGGAAGTCGGGATCGATGGCGGCGAGGCGATAGGCGGGAGAGGTCTTCTGGGCGGTGGAGTCGGGCATCGGAGAACTCATGCTCGGGACGTCGGATCGCCATCGTCGGCGCGGCCGCGGTCGGCCGCGGCCGCCTTGCTGTCGCGCCGGTAGGGGCGGGAGCGCGGACAGACCTCGGCGAGGAAATGCACCAGCGTGCCGGCCAGCGACTCCTCGTTGAGGCCGTAATGCACGTTCTGGCCGCGTTTCTCGCGCCAGACCAGCCCGGCATTCTCCAGGACCGACAGATGCTTGGACACGGCGGGGGCGGACATCACGGTCTTGAACCGCTCGACGATCTGCCCGGCCGTCATGTCGGCCTTCGACAGATAGGCGAGAATCCGCCGGCGGGGCGCCGACGACAGCGCTTCGAAGACCTTGTCGGCCGTCATGACGGAAATCGGCTCACCATGCCCCCTTCGGTTCCTTAGGACATAGCACGCCGGCTTGCAACATGATTGTATTCATGATCTAATTAACTAATGAGTTAATTATTAGGCGAGAACGCCATGCGCACGCTGCCGCCAGGATACGGAATTCCCGGGGACGCATCGCCGGCCGAGCCGCCGGAGCGGCGGCGCGACCAGGCCCTGGAGGCCGATCTGCAGAATGCCGCCAGCATGCATCATTCGCCGCGCATGACCGACGACCCGCAGACCGATGCGATGCAGGGCACCGTGCGCTGGGCGCCGGTCAAATCGATCTGGTGGACGGCCATGGCGCTGGGCGCCCTCGTCGGCGCCCCGCTCAATGTCACCTGGGGCGCCTTCGCCCTGTTCCTCGTCACGACGGCCACGACCATCTGCCTCGGCCATTCCCTCGGCATGCATCGTCGCCTGATCCATCGCTCCTATGACTGCCCGCTCTGGCTGGAGCGCCTGTTCGTCTATTGCGGCACGCTGGTGGGCATGGCCGGCCCGTCCGGGATCATCCGCCAGCACGACATCCGCGACTGGGCGCAGCGCCGGCCCGGCTGCCACGCCTTCCTCGCCCACCGCAATTCGATCCTCAAGGATGGGTTCTGGCAGCTCCATTGCGAGCTCCGGCTCGACCATCCGCCGGTCCTGACCATCGAGCGGCGGGTGCGCGAAGACCGCTTCTACCGCCTGCTCGACCGCACGGTCATGGCGCAGCAGGCGCCTTGGGCCCTCGCGTTCTGGGCGATCGGCGGCTGGCCCTGGCTGTTCTGGGGCATCGCCATGCGCGTCTTCCTGTCGCTCACCGGGCATTGGCTGGTCGGCTATTTCGCGCATAACCGCGGGCCGCGCACCTGGCACGTCGAGGGCGCGGGCGTCCAGGGCTACAACGTGCCGCGGGTGGGCTTCCTCACCATGGGCGAGGCCTGGCACAACAACCACCACGCCTTCCCTGCCTCGGCGCGCCTCGGCCTGCACGCGGGCGAGACCGACCCGGGCTGGTGGGTGCTGGTCGCGCTCAGGGCATTGGGCCTGGTGTGGAACGTCAGGACGCCGGAGACCCTGCCGAGCCGCGCCGCGCTGCGGCGGATCGACGAGCGCGGCGATGCGGCTGGCGTCGGCGCCGTCTTGCCGCTAAAGCGTTTTGCGATTTGGCGGACTCGCCAAGCATCGCAAAGACGCGTCGAAACAAGAAGCTAGAGCAAAGAAGCGTTTCCGTCCAAACGCGCTTTGCTCTAGAACGCGCCTGACACCCGAGCCTTCCGTCCGAGTTCCGCCATGACCGATCTCGCCGCGCTGGAGCGCGCCATCCTCACCGACATCGACGCCGCGGCGGACGAAGCCGCCCTGGAGGCCGTGCGCATCGGCGCGCTCGGCAAGAAGGGCTCGATCTCCGAGCTGCTGTCCGGCCTCGGCCGCATGGCGCCGGAGGAACGCCGCACCGCCGGCGCCGCCATCAATGTCGCCAAGGAGACGGTGACGCAGGCCCTCGCCGCCCGCCGCGCCGTGCTCAAGGCCGCGGCGCTGGAGGCGCGCCTGGCCGCCGAGGCGGTGGACGTGACGCTGCCCACCCGCGAGAACGGCATCGGCGCCGGCCGCCTGCATCCGATCAGCCAGGTCATCGACGAGATCACCACCATCTTCGCCGACATGGGCTTCGCCATCGCCGAAGGGCCTGACATCGAGACCGACGACTACAACTTCACCATGCTCAACTTCCCGCCGGGCCACCCCGCCCGCGAGATGCACGATACCTTCTTCTTCGCGCCCGACGAGACCGGCGAGCGCAAGGTGCTGCGCACCCACACCAGCCCGGTGCAGGTGCGCACCATGCTGAGCCAGAAGCCGCCGATCCGCGTCGTCATCCCCGGCCGCACCTATCGCAACGACAGCGACCAGACCCACACGCCGATGTTCCACCAGGTCGAAGGCCTGGTCATCGACAAGACCAGCCATGTCGGCCACATGAAATGGGTGCTGGAGGAGTTCTGCCGCGCCTTCTTCGAGGTCCCCTCGGTGAAGATGCGCTTTCGACCCTCCTTCTTCCCCTTCACCGAGCCCTCGCTCGAGGTCGATATCCAGTGCGCGCGCAAGGGCGGCGAGATCCGTTTCGGCGAGGGCGAGGACTGGCT
This portion of the Labrys wisconsinensis genome encodes:
- the rplT gene encoding 50S ribosomal protein L20 translates to MSRVKRGVTSHAKHKKTLKAAKGFYGRRKNTIRIAKQAVDRSMQYAYIGRKQKKRTFRALWIQRVNAAVREFGLTYSKFIAGLVKAGIEIDRKVLSDLAIREPEAFKALVDKVKAVAA
- a CDS encoding Hsp20/alpha crystallin family protein; translation: MPTRDPANWMLSEAIETLARAERMHRQMFGLRAADPAREPRWEPPIDVLETDREVLILVALPGVDPDEVEAVIDDGALIVAGRRTLPAELRNAVIHRLELPQGRFERRIPLPPGRYTVRQMAANGCLVFSLVKAL
- the lon gene encoding endopeptidase La, encoding MTVPNDADQSRPDQPRPLPEPPAGAGVPLPSDALIVLPVRNIVLFPGTVMPVSIGPASIAAAQQAVREERQVGVFLQRDSEATAPGPDGLHWVGTLANIVRYITAPDNTHHVVCQGVQRVRLLGFLPGAPFLAARFAQIPEPAGRSPEIEARFLHLQSQAIETLQLIPQAPQELIAAFQSATSPSALADLATAYMDVSPAEKQEILETIDLVARMDKVSRLLAQRIEVLRLSQEIGRQTRASLDGRQREALLREQMATIQRELGESDGKAQEVAELTQAIAKAKMPPEVESQARKELRRYERTPEAAGESGMIRTYLDWLVELPWALPEEKPIDIAAARRILDADHYGLEKIKNRIIEFLAVRKLAPQGKAPILCFAGPPGVGKTSLGQSIARALDRPFVRISLGGVHDEAEIRGHRRTYIGALPGNIIQAIKKAGARNCVMMLDEIDKMGRGIQGDPSAAMLEVLDPEQNGTFRDNYLGVPFDLSRVVFIATANMLDTIPGPLRDRMEIISLAGYTEGEKLQIARRYLVRRQLEANGLTPEQAEIDDAALTAIIRGYTREAGVRNLEREIGQALRHAAVRIAEGSAEHVHIGAEDLASVLGPPRFENEVAMRTSIPGVATGLAWTPVGGDILFIEATRAPGRGALILTGQLGDVMRESAQAAMTLVKSRAASLGIDPALFEKNDIHVHVPAGATPKDGPSAGVAMFMALVSLLKDRTIRSDTAMTGEISLRGLVLPVGGIKEKVVAAAAAGVTRVMLPARNRRDFDDIPQDARNLLEFVWLEQVDDAIAAALEGAPV
- a CDS encoding TIGR00730 family Rossman fold protein; translation: MPDSTAQKTSPAYRLAAIDPDFLLGDSTRGVRFQLEYLKAQEGLQKFRIRSTIVVFGSARVREGRPGNHGRWYKQARRFGRIASERGGALNDGPEGRLNVIATGGGPGFMEAANRGASEAGAPTIGFNIVLPHEQEPNPYTTPELTFRFHYFAMRKMHLAMHAAALVVFPGGFGTLDELFEIVTLRQTGKMPFCPIVLMDRAYWTRLIAFDAMIEEGFVRPEDLTLFSYAEDAEEAWAILERQGLTAPQP
- a CDS encoding ArsR/SmtB family transcription factor, encoding MTADKVFEALSSAPRRRILAYLSKADMTAGQIVERFKTVMSAPAVSKHLSVLENAGLVWREKRGQNVHYGLNEESLAGTLVHFLAEVCPRSRPYRRDSKAAAADRGRADDGDPTSRA
- a CDS encoding acyl-CoA desaturase; this encodes MRTLPPGYGIPGDASPAEPPERRRDQALEADLQNAASMHHSPRMTDDPQTDAMQGTVRWAPVKSIWWTAMALGALVGAPLNVTWGAFALFLVTTATTICLGHSLGMHRRLIHRSYDCPLWLERLFVYCGTLVGMAGPSGIIRQHDIRDWAQRRPGCHAFLAHRNSILKDGFWQLHCELRLDHPPVLTIERRVREDRFYRLLDRTVMAQQAPWALAFWAIGGWPWLFWGIAMRVFLSLTGHWLVGYFAHNRGPRTWHVEGAGVQGYNVPRVGFLTMGEAWHNNHHAFPASARLGLHAGETDPGWWVLVALRALGLVWNVRTPETLPSRAALRRIDERGDAAGVGAVLPLKRFAIWRTRQASQRRVETRS
- the pheS gene encoding phenylalanine--tRNA ligase subunit alpha, whose product is MTDLAALERAILTDIDAAADEAALEAVRIGALGKKGSISELLSGLGRMAPEERRTAGAAINVAKETVTQALAARRAVLKAAALEARLAAEAVDVTLPTRENGIGAGRLHPISQVIDEITTIFADMGFAIAEGPDIETDDYNFTMLNFPPGHPAREMHDTFFFAPDETGERKVLRTHTSPVQVRTMLSQKPPIRVVIPGRTYRNDSDQTHTPMFHQVEGLVIDKTSHVGHMKWVLEEFCRAFFEVPSVKMRFRPSFFPFTEPSLEVDIQCARKGGEIRFGEGEDWLEILGCGMVHPNVLRNCGLDPDEYQGFAWGMGIDRIAMLKYGMPDLRPFFDADVRWLAHYGFRPLDMPSLAGGLTA